Part of the Aquamicrobium lusatiense genome is shown below.
GAACGCTACAAGACGCTGGCCGAGCAGGCGCGGCAGCGTTTCGACGCGCTGGGCATTTCCAACGTCATCGTGCGCCATGCCGACGGTTCCAACGGTCTCCACAATGAAGGGCCTTTCGACCGCATCGTGGTGTGGGCTGCGTTCGAGAGCATCCCGCGTTTCCTGCTTGAACAATTGTCGAGCGGCGGACTTGTCATAGCGCCGGTCGGGCCGGCGGAAGGCGAGCAGCTCGTCGCCAAACTCACCAAGGTGGGCAGCCGCTTCGAGCGCGAAGACATCGGCGTGGTGCGTCTCCAGCCGCTTATCCCCGGAATTGCCTCGGTCATCTGATCAGCGTTTTTTAGGAAAATTTTACGCTGAATTGAATGGCTTAACCGACCAGTAACATTAACGCGCTTTAATCGTACCCAGTTCGTTCCGGGTCAGCGCGGGTCAGTGTCATGCAATTCAGCATTTTGAAGGCAAAAAGGCGCAATCTGGCGCGCGGATGCGCCATGTTCTTGGTCGTCGCCGTCGTGTCGGGTTGCAGTTCGGGTGCCATGCGGTTTACCGATGGTCTTGACGGGATAACCACCGCATCCACACCTCGGGCCAATGTTGGCGGGTATGGCAATGTTTCCCAGCCATATCCGGGCGATGTTGCAGCACAACAGCCCGTCTATACAGGCGGCGGCTACGGTTCCGGATCGGTCGGGCGTTCTTCGCTGCCACCGCCGTCGCAGCCCGCCGCAGTAGCACAGGCTCCGGCTCCGGCCGCAGTTCCCGCTGCTCCGGCGCAGGTTGCGGCCGCGCCCCGCCTCGATACGACCACGACCGCTTCCGTGGCGCAGAAGCAGGTGCCGGTTCCTTCCAACAAGCCGTTCCAGACGGCAGGGCAGGAAGCGCAGCGTCTTGCCGACCGCACTACCCAGCCGGTTTCCCAGCCCCAGCAGGTCGCGGCAGTGCCGCAGCCGGCCAGCCCGGCCAAGCCCGCACCGGCAGTCGCTGCCGCAGCAGGAGCCTACACGGTTCAGCAGGGCGATACGCTTTCGGCAATATCGCGCAAGACCGGCGTCAGCGTCGCTGCCCTGCAGCAGGCGAACGGCCTTGCTGATGGCAATATTCGTATCGGTCAGAGCCTGAAGGTGCCGGGTGCGACAGCCGCCGCAACCACGGCTGTCGCTGCGGTGAAGACCCCGGCCAATGTCGATCCGGTAAAGACCGCCTCGACGCCGCCCGCTCCGCAGCAGACCGCGAGCGAGAAGGTCGCTTCCTACACACCGCCCAAACAGGCAACGAAGGCGCTCGATCAGGTTCAGGACGATGGTGCGCAAGCTCCTGATTCCACCGGAATCGGCAAGATGCGCTGGCCGGTCAAGGGGCGGGTGATTTCGGGCTTTGGCGGACCTGGCGGAGACGGTATCGATATTTCCGTTCCGAAGGGCACCCCTGTGAAGGCGGCAGAGAACGGTGTTGTGATATACGCCGGCGACGGTCTCAAGGAGTTCGGCAACACGGTTCTGGTGCGCCACGATAACGGCCTCGTGACTGTCTATGGCAATGCCAGCGAGCTGAACGTCAAGCGCGGCCAGACCGTCAAGCGGGGCGAGCAGATCGCGCTTTCGGGCATGAGCGGCAATGCGAATGCGCCGAAGCTGCACTTCGAGATCCGCAAGAATTCGGCCCCGGTCGATCCGTCAACCTATCTGGAATAGGCAACAGGAACTGTTGGCGGGTCTTCCTGACCTCCAGTCTGCCCCGCCACTTCACCCGCCCCTGAGATGGGGCGGGTTTTTCGTCTTTGGAAAGCGCATTTGCGAAACAGTGATTGCGTCAGCATTCACGCAGTTGCGGCGTGAATGCCGCGACAGGATCAGATCTTCGACAGAGGCTTGCCGATCCGGCCTGCCAGGTCCTGAATGAACTGCCACGCCACGCGCCCGGAGCGGCTTCCTCGGGTGGTTGCCCATTCAAGTGCCTCCGCGCGCAGCGAGTCCTTGTCGGCATCCAGCCCGTAGTGGCTGGCATAGCCGTCCACCATAGCCAGATAATCATCCTGCGAGCATTTGTGAAAACCGAGCCACAATCCGAATCGGTCGGAGAGGGAAACTTTTTCTTCGATCGCTTCGGACGGATTGATGGCCGTCGAGCGCTCATTGTCGATCATGTCGCGGGGCAGCAGATGGCGACGGTTGGACGTGGCGTAGAAGATGACATTGTTCGGTCGCCCCTCGACGCCGCCTTCCAGTGCTGCTTTGAGAGATTTGTAGGACGTGTCGTCATGGTCGAACGACAGGTCGTCACAGAACAGGATGAAGCGGTGCGGCGCTGCCTTTAACAGGCTCATCAGTTTTGGCAGCGTGTCTATGTCTTCGCGATGAATCTCGATGAGCTTGAGCGGCGAAGGGGCTTTGCCGGATGCGTTGACCGTAGCGTGCGCCGCCTTGACCAGCGATGATTTTCCCATGCCGCGTGCGCCCCACAGGAGCACATTGTTGGCCGGCAGGCCGGTTGCAAAGCGTTCGGTATTGTCCACCAGAATGTCGCGCACCCGGTCGACTCCCTTGATGAGGTCGATGTCCACCCTGTTCACGCTGTGAACCGGCTCCAGAAACGACAGTTCTGCCTGCCACACGAAGCAATCGGCGGCATCGATGTCGCTTTTCGGGACCTCTGCGGGAGCCAGACGGCTGACGGCTTCAATCAGGCGATCGAGCTTGCTGTTCAGGGCATCGAGTGGAGTGTCGGTCATGGCTGGCGTATTTCTTCTGCTATCGATGGGTTTGAGAAGGCTGTATCATGGGTCGGTTGGCGCGAAAAGCGCGGGATTGGGCGCGCAGCGCGGTTGCAATGGCTGCTTGAGCGACTATATTCCGGCCGGATTTTCTGGCCGGAATACGGCTTTCCTTTTTATCCAGGAGTTATTCATGTTCGTGACCCCGGCATATGCGCAGGCCACAGGCGGCGCACCCGATATGTTCATCAGCATATTGCCTTTCGTTCTTATTTTCGTGGTAATGTACTTTCTGATCATCCGCCCGCAGCGCGCTCAGATGAAGAAGCGTGGCGAGATGCTGCAGGCCATTCGTCGGGGCGATACCGTTGTCACCGGCGGTGGCTTCATCGGTAAGGTGACCAAGGTCATCGACGACAATGAGCTGGAAATCGACCTCGGCGGCATGAAAGTGACGGCGCTGCGTTCGACCATTGCTGACGTTCGCGTCAAGGGCGAGCCGGTCGCGAACCAGAACGCCAAGAAATAACCGTAATGGGGGCCGATGGCCCTCATCACATGGCCCACGGGCACGCCAACAGGTTTTCGACAGATGCTTTATTTTTCGCGCTGGAAGACGTTTTCGATCTGGGCCGTCGTCCTGCTGGGCGTGCTGTTTTCGCTACCCAACATCTATCCGCAGTCTATGCTGTCTTCGCTGCCGAACTGGTTTCCAACTCGGCAGATGACACTCGGGCTTGATCTGCAGGGTGGTTCGCACATCCTGCTCAAGATCGATACGAACGACCTGATCAAGGCGCAGCTCGAAAGTGCGCGTGATGAAATCAGGACGCAGCTTCGCGATGCCCGCATCGGCTACACGGGGTTGTCGGGCACCAGCAAGGTGGTGCAGGTGCGCATTCGCGATGCCGGGCAGGTACCGGCAGCGAAGGAAGCGCTGAAGTCGCTGACCACCCCGGTTTCTTCCGGCCTGTTTGGCTCCGGAAGCGTGACGGAAATGTCGATGGACGAGCCGGAGCCCGGCCTGCTTCGCTTCACCATGACCGATTCCGGCATTCAGTACCGTACGGCGACGGCACTCAACCAGTCGATCGAGGTGGTTGGCCGCCGTGTCAACGAACTGGGCACGACCGAGCCAATCGTTCAGCGTCAGGGTGACGACCGCATTCTGGTTCAGGTTCCCGGACTTCAGGACCCTGAGCGCCTCAAGGACATTCTGGGCCAGACGGCCAAGCTGACATTCCAGATGGTCGATCAGAGCGTTCCGGTTCAGGAAGCCATGGAAGGCCGTCCGCCTGCCGGGTCGACCGTGCTGTTCTCGCGCGACGATCCGCCGGTTCCTTACCTCATCGAAAACCGTGTTATCGTTTCCGGCGAAAACCTCGTCGATGCACAGGCGACCTTCGACCAGCGGACCAATGAGCCGGTGGTGTCTTTCCGCTTCGATTCGAAGGGCGCGTCGCGCTTCGGTCAGGCCACACAGCAGAATACCGGCAAGCTGTTCGCCATTATCCTCGACAATCAGGTGATTTCGGCTCCGCGCATCAACGAGCCGATCCTTGGTGGTTCGGGGCAGATTTCGGGTTCCTTCACACCACAGACCGCCAACGATCTGGCCGTTCTTCTGCGCGCCGGCGCACTGCCTGCGACGCTGACGATCGTGGAGGAGCGCACGGTCGGTCCGAGCCTCGGTGCGGACTCCATCAACGCCGGCAAGTTCGCCTCGGCCGTTGGCGCCGTTCTTGTCATCGTCTGCATGCTGCTGGTCTACGGCAAGCTCGGTCTCATCGCCAATCTGGCGCTGGCGGCCACCGTCGCCATGATGATCGCCATCCTGACGCTGCTTGGCTCGACGCTTACGCTGCCGGGTATCGCGGGTATCGTGCTGACAATGGGCATGGCCGTCGATTCCAATATCATCATCTTCGAGCGTGTGCGCGAGGAGAGGGCGTATGGAAAATCCATTGTCCAGTCGTTCGATCAGGGCTTCAAGCAGGCGCTTGCAACTGTTGTCGATGCCAACCTGACCACTTTCATCGTCGCCGTCATCCTGTTCTATGTCGGCACCGGCCCGGTTCGCGGCTTTGCCGTCACACTCGGCATCGGCATCATCACCACTGTGTTCACGGCCTTCACGCTGACGCGCTGGATGGTTGCGTTCTGGATCAAGCGTTCCAAGCCGACCGAATATCCGAAGGGGCTGGTGCATTACCTGCCTCTGGAGCCGTCCTTGCCTTTCATGAAGTTGCGCAACTGGGCATTTGCTATTTCCGGCGTTCTTTCCCTCGCCATCATCGGCATGATGTTCGTCAAGGACTTCAACTACGGCGTCGACTTCAAGGGTGGCTCGGTCATCGAGATACAGGCAAAGTCGCATCAGGCCGATGCGGCGGATGTCCGTTCGCGCCTGGAGCAGCTCAATCTGGGTGACGTTCAGGTTCAGGAATTCGGAGATCAGGGCGAACTGATGGTTCGCGTCGCCGCGCAGGATGCCGGGGACAATGCCGAGCAGTCTGCGGTCGAGAAAATCAAGGGCGAGTTCCTTGACGATTACGACTTCCGGCGTGTCGAGACCGTGGGTCCAACCGTTTCCAGCGAACTGGCGCGCACAGGCACTCTGGGTATTCTCGCTTCGATGCTGGCGTTGCTGATCTACATCTGGTTCCGGTTCGAGTGGCAATTCGGCGTTGGCGCGGTGGTGTCCACGGCACATGACGTGATCGTGATCGTGGGCATCTATGTCTTCTTCGGACTGGAGTTCAACCTGTCATCCATTGCGGCGATCCTCACCGTGGTCGGCTACTCCATCAATGACACCGTCGTCATCTACGACCGCATCCGCGAGATGTTGCGGAAGTACAAGAAGATGCCGATCGAGCAGATCATCAATCTGGCTCTGAACCACACGCTGTCACGAACGCTGCTGACCGGCCTGACGGTGCTGCTGGCGCTCCTTGCGCTCTATTTCTACGGTGGCGAGGTCATTTCCTCCTTCGTGTTCGCGATCATCATCGGCGTGTTTGTCGGCAGCTACTCGTCGGTGTTCATTGCCGGCCCCATGCTGATCCTGTTCAAGCTCCGGCCGGAAATGTTCGAGAAGGAAGAGGGCACCAAGAAGGGCGCAGGCTCGGCTCCTGCGCCGGCGTCAGGGGCGTGAATGACGGGCGTGGCTGAATCCTTTGAGCAGCGGTGAGAACCGATGGGACAGGGTATCGTCATGCGCAAGGCGCATTTCCCCGGCCGCGCCCCCATCGAGGCGTACGGCAATGGCGGTTTCCGCTTTGCCGACATGTCGCACAAAGGCTCGATCCTATGCCTCCCATCCGGTATTTACGGGTGGGAGCCGGCTGATCCCCTAAGCCTGACGGTCGCAGACTTCGATCGACTGCTATCTGAAGCTGCCGATGTGGAAGTTTTTCTGGTTGGGATGGGACCCGATCTGCGGCCTTTGCCCAAGCCTTTGCGGGAAGCGCTCAAACAGGCCGGAATAGCCTCGGACCCGATGTCGACCGGAGCGGCCGTGCGCACCTACAATGTGCTGCTTGCGGATAATCGTGCAGTTGGCGCTGCCTTTATCGCTGTCGACTGACAGCCATGGATACCGCCCATCCACTGGTGACAGAGGCCGTAAGAGAGGCCGACCACGACCGTTATCTGGCTGCACTTTATGCCCCGCCGGAGAAACGCGATGCGCTGATGGCGCTTTACGCCTTCAATGCAGAGGTGGCGGGTGTGCGGGATCGCATTCGAGAGGCTTTGCCTGGTGAAGTGCGCCTGCAGTGGTGGCGTGATGCTCTTGGCGCTCCCGCAGGCAGCCCGGAAACGGGTCAGCCCGTAGCAGATGCCCTGCGCGCTGTGATCAGCACATACAATCTTCCGATTGATGCATTCGAGAATTACCTCGAGGCACGGATATTCGATCTCTATGACGATCCCATGCCCTCCCGCACGGATCTGGAAGGCTATTGCGGGGAGACTGCATCGGCACTGATCCAGCTTTCATCCATCATTCTGGATGCTCAGAAGGCGCCCGGCTTTAGCGAACTGGCAGGCCATGCCGGGTGCGCGCAGGCGATAACGGGCCTGCTTCTGCTGCTGCCGAAGCACAGGGCGCGGGGGCAATGCTTCATTCCGGCGGATATTCTGGGCGCCGTGGGCACATCGGCCACGGAGTTCATCAAAGGGGAAGATCGGGAAAGTGCTGCGGGTGCCGTCGCGGCGATGGTCGCGCTGGCGCGTGAGCACCTGCTTGCTTTCCGGAAAGGCGCGGTCTCGCTTCCTGTCTCACTGCGGCCTGCCTTTCTGCCGCTTGCTCTGACCGCCTGCCTGCTGCAGCGCATGGAAGGCAGGGAGGTCGCCGTGCTGGAAGGGCGAGTTTCGCTCTCGCATCTGCGACGCCACTGGTTGCTGTGGCGCCATGCGATGAGAGGATGGCGGTAGTCACGCCACCGAAAGTGGCGACTATTTTGGAGCCAACGGCAGGCGAAAACCAAGCGATATCAGGCGCGCTGCCTGATTCTGCATAACGCGACGCCTTTTTGTGCGCTATTCAGCGGCCGCGGAAGCTTTGACCGTCTCAAGCCATGCGGCGCAATCCTGCAAGGCACGTGCCGACATTGCCTGCTTTTTGGCAATGGTCTTTTCCTTGCCGCGCAAACGCTTGCCCTCCACCTTCGGCACCTCCGCCGGGGGGAACAGCCCGAAATTGATGTTCATAGGCTGGAAGGAACGTTTGCCGGGTTCATCATCCGACAGGATGTGTCCGCCGGTGATATGATTGAGAAGCGCGCCAAATGCAGTTGTAACGGGCGGTACGGAAAGCGAGCGGCCAAGACGTGCAGCAGCGGCAAACCGACCTGCAAGCAGGCCGATGGCAGCGCTTTCCACATAACCCTCGCAACCGGTGATCTGTCCCGCAAACCGCAGGCCGGGTCGGGCCCTGAGCTGTAACGTGTCGTCCAGCAACTCGGGAGAGTTGATGTAGGTGTTGCGGTGCAGCCCGCCCAGACGCGCGAATTCCGCATTCTCCAGCCCGGGAATCGTGCGGAAAATGCGCACCTGCTCGCCATGTTTCAGCTTCGTCTGGAAGCCGACCATATTGTAGAGCGTGCCAAGCGCATTGTCCTGCCGCAACTGCACGACTGCATAGGGCTTGATCGTCGGATTATGTGCATTGGTCAGCCCCATCGGCTTCATCGGGCCGTGGCGCAGGGTTTCAGGGCCGCGCTCGGCCATCACCTCGATCGGCAGGCAGCCGTCGAAATAGGGCGTGCCTTCCCACTGCTTGAATTCTGTCTTGCCGCCGGCAATCAGCGCTTCGATGAAGGCGTCATATTGCGCCTTGTCCATCGGGCAGTTGATGTAATCCTTACCCGTGCCGCCGGGACCGACCTTGTCATATCGTGACTGGAACCATGCCACGTTCATGTCGATGGTTTCGAAATGGATGATCGGGGCAATGGCATCGAAGAATGCCAGCGCATCGGCGCCGGTCTTTTCGGCAATGGCAGCCGCGAGTTCGGCTGACGTCAGCGGACCGGTGGCGATGATTGCCTGATCCCAGTCTTCGGGTGGCAATGCAGTCATTTCTTCCCGCGCGATGGTGATGATCGGGTGTGCTTCCAGCTTTGCCGTCACGGCCTGCGAGAAGCCGTCGCGATCGACGGCGAGCGCGCCACCCGCCGGCACCTGATTGGCGTCGCCCGATTGCATGATGAGCGATCCGGCCAGCCGCATTTCGGCATGAAGAAGCCCGACCGCGTTGGTTGCGGCATCGTCGGAGCGAAATGAATTGGAACAGACCAGCTCGGCCAACCCGTCGGTCTTGTGCGCGTCCGTGCCGCGAACCGGACGCATTTCGTGGAGTATGACCGGCACGCCTGCCTGCGCCACCTGCCATGCTGCTTCCGATCCGGCGAGACCGCCGCCGATGATGTGAATGGGCTTGATTGTCATGCCGCGCACTTAATCCGTTGCAGCGTGGAATGCAATGTTCGGGGAGGGGTGGCCCACAAACGACAACACCCGCCGGGGGAGGAGGTCCGGCGGGTGTCGTTAGGGTGGTCGATCAAGGGAGGAGGAGGAGATCGACCAATCGTCGTCGCCCGGGAGGAGGTAGGCTTCGACGAAACTTGTTGCTCTTTGAAGAGCTGAATTCTTAACAACGCCCGCCGGGGGAGGAGGTCCGGCGGGCGCCGTTAGGGTGGTCAGCCTTATTGGGAGGAGGAGGGCTGACCTTATCCGTCGAAGCGGGGAGGAGGTCGCTTCGACGAAATTCCGTTTCAGAACACCTTTCGGCTCAGATACGCCAGTTCGTGACGCGCTATGCCAAGGTCTTCAAGCTGGCGATTGGAAAGTCGACCCAGTTCAATCACAGCGCTGCGGCATGCGCGCCATCTGCGAAAGTTTTGGATCAGCCTCATCGCCGTATTCCCAGAAACTTTTTCGGGGTGAGGTGCTCACCCCGAAGAAATCAGACCGACTTGCGGGCGACGAAGTGGATGTCGCTGCGGCTGATGCCGAGATCGGTCAGTTCACGGTTGCTCAGGCGGCTCAGCTCGGAAACCGTTTCACGATAGCGGCGCCAGTTGCGGTAATTGCGGATCAGGTTCATGGTCATTCTCTTTATTGTTCTTGCGGGTTCGTTCGTCTTGGTACACAGCCTAGATAGGATGACCCGTCCTGCTTTGAAAGAGCGGATGGCGCATGGCAGCAATGCAATTTGTGCAATGCAATATCTTTGCTCCTTCACGGGTCCGACATAAAAAGGTCAAATTCGAAAAAGCACGTTCGAACAACGCTTTGGAATGCATGCTTGGTAATCCCACTCTTTTAATGGAAAAAGCATATGGCGCGCTATGTCGTGCGGCTGCGACAGGATGTTGAGCGCTGGGTCTCGAATGGGCTGATCGATACCGGAACGGCCGGAAAACTGCTTGCCGACGCCGAGAGCCGTGACCGCCAGGGCTTCGGGTCGGGAACTGTCCTTGCGATGATGGCGGCGCTGCTCCTTGGTGCGGCAATCCTCATCTTCGTTGCCGCCAACTGGGAAGCCTTTCCCAGATTGCTGCGCGTCGGCGCGCTGTTTTCCGTGATAGCCGGCGGCTATGTGGGAGGCGCCATCTTTAGAAGCAGGGGGCACGGGGTAATCGGCGAGGCGCTGTGGATCGTCGCGGCTGCAGCCTTCGGCGGCTCCCTCGCCCTTATCGGCCAGATGTATCATATTTCCGGCGATGAATCCGCCGCTATGCTGACCTGGTGCGCGGCAACGGCCCTGGCGGCCATCGTCCTGCGCTCCGGTCCGCTTACCGTTGCCGCAGTCGGCATTATTGATGCGTGGCTTGCTGGTTTGCTGACGGGCGGCCTGTTCAGCTTCTCCCATGTCGCCACGCCGCATCTGTTTCTGCCGGTTGCAGCGGTTCTGTTCGCCATTTCCTACTGGACGCAAAGCGGGACGGCTCGCCACCTCATTTTGCTGTCGGTCATCGCCTATGCGAGCTGGCTGGTGGTGGACGGAAACATCGTCGAGAACGGCTTTGTCATGGCCTGCGTTTCGGCTGGTTTGTTTGCCGTCGCACATGTCGCGCCGCGCGAGGTGGACAATATTGTGCGTCTCGGGGGGCGTTTACCCGTTCACGCACTGATCGGCTTTCTGGTCGCAATGGCTCTGCTTCAGATCGAGCTTGAAGGCGAGGACACTTTCGCCGTTGCCGCTGCGGTGACGCTGGCTGGCATCGTCGCAGCGATCGTTCTGCAGGGGAGGACCAGCCGTGGACTCCGCTGGATTGCCTATCTCGCCTTCGCTCTCGAACTGTGCCTGATATATGGGGTCACAATGGGTACCATGCTGGGCACCGCCGGCTTCTTCCTGTTCGCCGCCGTGCTGCTGGGGCTGCTCGCCGTAATCATCCTCAGGCTTGAAAAGCGGATGGGGCAGACCCGGACGGATGGGGGCCGGGCATGACCAGTGGCAGAAAGCTGATATTCGCCTCCATTGCGCTGGCGCTTGTGCAGATCATATTTCTGGGCTGGATGATCGTGGACCGCGCTGCTGTGCTGCGGGATGGCCGCGAGGTGCTCCTGAAAGTCGAGCCGGTCGATCCGCGCGATCTTTTGCGCGGCGACTATGTGATCCTCAGTTACGGCATCTCGCGCATTCCGCTTTCGATGGTTGCGGATATCGATGAGCTTGACGAAGAGCTTGCAACGCGCACCACCATCGTCGTGCGCCTGCGCAAGGCGCAGGACGGATACTGGGAAGCTGTAAATGCATGGGTGAGACCACCTCCAACACCTGCTGGCGCCGATGAAGTGGACATCGAGGGGCAGATACCTGCGCTGAACCGCGTTCATATGCAGGGAGAGGTTCGTGTCACCTATGGCATTGAGCGCTTTTATCTGCCCGAGGGCGAGGGGCGCGCTATCGAGCGGGACATGGGCAGCCGCCCCTTTGCTGTGCGTGTCGCCGTTTCAAACGCCGGGAAATCGCAGGTAAAGGCGCTGATGGATGGTGAGCAACTGCTGTTTCAGGAGCCTCTCTACTAAACCTCTTGGACCATGCTCAACGACAGGATGGGTCAGCCGGACTGTCGCCCGTGAGACTTCGCACTCCGCGGATGAGCCGTGAATGCAAAGGTCGCCGATCTCCTGCGCGAGATTGTCTGAGGATCAGCTGCTTCCCTTCGCCAACACAAAGATGCCCGGTTGCCGCCACAATCGGTTAATACGCCGCTAAGAAATTCCTGCGCAAATAACTATGAGCACAAGCAGGAAACCGTGCTCGGGATCGGCGCGAGCAGCGAGCGATCTCTTTTCTGTGCCCTTCTTTGTTGTCGGTCAGGGGGTTGTGTTACATGCAGGTCGTGACGCGCAGGGGATTTCGCCGCACCCTTACCATCATGTCCTTTGCGGTTTCGGCCATTGCTCTTGCAGCATGCGGAACTCCACAGCCAAAGCAGCAGACCAAGCCGCGTTCAAAGGAATATTTCCCCGAATCCAAATATGGCGTTAAGGCCAGCCCGCGTGTGGCGCAGGGTTCGAAGATCAGGCGCGGCGGTGGCCGCGATCAGGTTGGCAAGCCTTATCAGGTGGCCGGCAAATGGTATCATCCCAAGGAAGACCCGAAATACTCGAAAACCGGGGCTGCTTCCTGGTATGGCGACGCCTTTCACGGGCGGCTGACTGCGAATGGCGAGGTTTACGACACCGAGCATCTGACCGCCGCTCATCCGACAATGCCGCTCCCGAGTTATGCCAGGGTCACCAATGTGGCCAATGGCAGTTCCATGATCGTCCGCGTCAATGACCGCGGTCCTTATCACGGCAACCGCATCATCGACCTGTCGAAGCGCGCGGCCGATATGCTGGGCTACCGCACTGCGGGCACGGCCAACGTCAAGGTTGAGTATGTGGGGCGGGCGCCGTTGAATGGCGACGACGAACCTTATCTGATGGCTTCTTATCAGCCCGGAAATGGTGCCCCCGATCCATCGGTTGGCCTGCCGACAGGCGTGATGATTGCCATGAACGGCTCGACCCCGAGCATGGGTGCCGCTTCACGGGGCGTGCCGTTCCCCGGCCGGAGTTCCGATGCGCAGCAGGCATTTGCCTTCGGTGACGGAAGCTTGCCGGAATACGGGCCAATCGTCCCGATACGCCCGGACAGCGGCATGCCTGCGGATTCGCCCTTCGCGCTTGCATCGCTTTCCTACGCGGACGAACGCATTCAATCTGCCACTGAGGCCTTTTCCGCGGTCGATCGCGGTGCGATGACGCCGCGGGCTGTCGTGGACTCGTGGAAGCGCGCCAATCCGACACAGAATGTAGCGGGCGATTACATTGCAGCCGGCGCCTACCATAGTGAAGCAGAGGCACGTCGCGTCGCGCGGCGTCTGTCCGGTTTGGGCAAGGTGGTCATCAAGCGCACAGAAGGCGAGGGAGCCGAATGGCATGCGCTGGAGATTTACGCTGACGGTCATGCGGACCTCGACGCCATCCTGCAGGCAGCATGGGAAAATGGCGCGCCCGATGCCCTCGTCGTGCGCAACTGATGGCGACGGCCGCAATCGAAGCGCATGCACGGCTGTTGATCTGCCAGCCTGCGGCCTGATAGCCTGAAGTTCATTCCTTACGGGCAGGCGTCTTAATGTCATTTTTTTTGCGCGTTCCGTTCATTGCCCTGACGGCCCTGGCCTGCCTGTGGCTTTCCGCCGCCGGCGCTTTCGCGCAGCTGTTCGAAACGAAGGC
Proteins encoded:
- the secDF gene encoding protein translocase subunit SecDF — protein: MLYFSRWKTFSIWAVVLLGVLFSLPNIYPQSMLSSLPNWFPTRQMTLGLDLQGGSHILLKIDTNDLIKAQLESARDEIRTQLRDARIGYTGLSGTSKVVQVRIRDAGQVPAAKEALKSLTTPVSSGLFGSGSVTEMSMDEPEPGLLRFTMTDSGIQYRTATALNQSIEVVGRRVNELGTTEPIVQRQGDDRILVQVPGLQDPERLKDILGQTAKLTFQMVDQSVPVQEAMEGRPPAGSTVLFSRDDPPVPYLIENRVIVSGENLVDAQATFDQRTNEPVVSFRFDSKGASRFGQATQQNTGKLFAIILDNQVISAPRINEPILGGSGQISGSFTPQTANDLAVLLRAGALPATLTIVEERTVGPSLGADSINAGKFASAVGAVLVIVCMLLVYGKLGLIANLALAATVAMMIAILTLLGSTLTLPGIAGIVLTMGMAVDSNIIIFERVREERAYGKSIVQSFDQGFKQALATVVDANLTTFIVAVILFYVGTGPVRGFAVTLGIGIITTVFTAFTLTRWMVAFWIKRSKPTEYPKGLVHYLPLEPSLPFMKLRNWAFAISGVLSLAIIGMMFVKDFNYGVDFKGGSVIEIQAKSHQADAADVRSRLEQLNLGDVQVQEFGDQGELMVRVAAQDAGDNAEQSAVEKIKGEFLDDYDFRRVETVGPTVSSELARTGTLGILASMLALLIYIWFRFEWQFGVGAVVSTAHDVIVIVGIYVFFGLEFNLSSIAAILTVVGYSINDTVVIYDRIREMLRKYKKMPIEQIINLALNHTLSRTLLTGLTVLLALLALYFYGGEVISSFVFAIIIGVFVGSYSSVFIAGPMLILFKLRPEMFEKEEGTKKGAGSAPAPASGA
- a CDS encoding peptidoglycan DD-metalloendopeptidase family protein — translated: MFLVVAVVSGCSSGAMRFTDGLDGITTASTPRANVGGYGNVSQPYPGDVAAQQPVYTGGGYGSGSVGRSSLPPPSQPAAVAQAPAPAAVPAAPAQVAAAPRLDTTTTASVAQKQVPVPSNKPFQTAGQEAQRLADRTTQPVSQPQQVAAVPQPASPAKPAPAVAAAAGAYTVQQGDTLSAISRKTGVSVAALQQANGLADGNIRIGQSLKVPGATAAATTAVAAVKTPANVDPVKTASTPPAPQQTASEKVASYTPPKQATKALDQVQDDGAQAPDSTGIGKMRWPVKGRVISGFGGPGGDGIDISVPKGTPVKAAENGVVIYAGDGLKEFGNTVLVRHDNGLVTVYGNASELNVKRGQTVKRGEQIALSGMSGNANAPKLHFEIRKNSAPVDPSTYLE
- a CDS encoding Mth938-like domain-containing protein — translated: MGQGIVMRKAHFPGRAPIEAYGNGGFRFADMSHKGSILCLPSGIYGWEPADPLSLTVADFDRLLSEAADVEVFLVGMGPDLRPLPKPLREALKQAGIASDPMSTGAAVRTYNVLLADNRAVGAAFIAVD
- a CDS encoding ATP-binding protein, translated to MTDTPLDALNSKLDRLIEAVSRLAPAEVPKSDIDAADCFVWQAELSFLEPVHSVNRVDIDLIKGVDRVRDILVDNTERFATGLPANNVLLWGARGMGKSSLVKAAHATVNASGKAPSPLKLIEIHREDIDTLPKLMSLLKAAPHRFILFCDDLSFDHDDTSYKSLKAALEGGVEGRPNNVIFYATSNRRHLLPRDMIDNERSTAINPSEAIEEKVSLSDRFGLWLGFHKCSQDDYLAMVDGYASHYGLDADKDSLRAEALEWATTRGSRSGRVAWQFIQDLAGRIGKPLSKI
- the yajC gene encoding preprotein translocase subunit YajC, encoding MFVTPAYAQATGGAPDMFISILPFVLIFVVMYFLIIRPQRAQMKKRGEMLQAIRRGDTVVTGGGFIGKVTKVIDDNELEIDLGGMKVTALRSTIADVRVKGEPVANQNAKK
- a CDS encoding protein-L-isoaspartate(D-aspartate) O-methyltransferase translates to MTDEDREGFAAFLLRLRGKGTVPKALIAAIEATPRRGFLAPQFSNVAWSERMLPIECGEAIEGADIQAAIIAAMGLEPGMRIMEIGTGSGYTAAVMSRLAGRIITVERYKTLAEQARQRFDALGISNVIVRHADGSNGLHNEGPFDRIVVWAAFESIPRFLLEQLSSGGLVIAPVGPAEGEQLVAKLTKVGSRFEREDIGVVRLQPLIPGIASVI
- a CDS encoding phytoene/squalene synthase family protein; its protein translation is MDTAHPLVTEAVREADHDRYLAALYAPPEKRDALMALYAFNAEVAGVRDRIREALPGEVRLQWWRDALGAPAGSPETGQPVADALRAVISTYNLPIDAFENYLEARIFDLYDDPMPSRTDLEGYCGETASALIQLSSIILDAQKAPGFSELAGHAGCAQAITGLLLLLPKHRARGQCFIPADILGAVGTSATEFIKGEDRESAAGAVAAMVALAREHLLAFRKGAVSLPVSLRPAFLPLALTACLLQRMEGREVAVLEGRVSLSHLRRHWLLWRHAMRGWR